The genomic DNA TGGTGGAATTATCTACAGGGGAAAAAGTGGAAGCAACATACGGGAACTACAGCAAGGTATTAAGTCAGAACAAAAATCAGGAAGACAGAAAAAAGATATTTGACGCTCATTACGGTACATTTAAGGAGAAGGAAAATACATACGCAGCAATTTATAATTCAATACTTCAGAAAGATATAGCAAGAAAAAATGCATATAATTATGATTCTTTTCTGGACAGCTTTCTTGAAGGAGACAATATACCAAAAGAGGTTTATCTTAACCTTATAAAAACAGCTAAAGAAGAATCGGCCCCTCTTAAAAGATACTCAAAATTAAGAAAAAAACTGCTGAATCTGAAAGAATATCATACTTATGACGGAAGTGTCAACTTAATAGATTTTAATAAGGAATATGACTATAAAACAGCAAAAGATCTTGTGATAAAATCGGTAGCTCCGCTGGGAGACGTATACCAGAGTAAATTAGAGGAGGCAGTAGGTCACGGCTGGCTTGATGTTTTTGAAACAAAAGGAAAAAGATCAGGAGCTTATTCGGCAGGTGTATACGGTGTTCATCCTTATATGCTTCTGAATTATAATGAAACACTCGACAGTGTATTTACACTGGGTCATGAGCTTGGGCATACGCTTCATACGCTTTATTCAAGTGAAAACCAGCCTTTTGCGACACATGATTATACGATTTTCGTAGCAGAAGTAGCATCTACATTTAATGAACGTCTTCTTCTGGATTCAATGCTGAAAGATACAAAGGATCCTAAAGAAAGAATAGCTCTTCTGGAACAGGCAATAAAAAATATAACAGGAACTTTTTATTTCCAGGCTTTACTGGCTGATTATGAATATCAGGCTCATAAGCTGGTAGATGAAGGGAAACCTGTAACACCGGAAGTATTAAACGGAATTATGAAACAGCTGTTCAAAGATTATTATGGAAATGAAATGGCAGAAGACGAGCTTTTATATTCAGTATGGGCAAGAATACCCCATTTTTATAATTCGCCGTTTTATGTATATCAATATGCTACATGCTTTGCATCTTCGGCAATTCTCTATGATAAGGTGATAAATGAAAAGAATCCTGAGAAAAGAGAAGAAGCCAGACAAAAATATATGGAGCTCCTGAGTTCGGGCGGAAATGACTTCCCGATGGAGCAGCTGAAAAAAGCAGGAGTGGATCTTGAAAAGAAAGAAACAATAAAGGCGGTAAGCAAACAGCTTAATGTTCTGCTGGATAAACTAGAAATAGAGATAAAAAACCTTGAAAAGTCTAATTGACTATTGTAAGCACTTATGATATGCTAGTAATGAAATTTAGATATAATTTTAGGAAGGTGGTAAAATGGGATTATTTAATCTGTTCAAAGGAAAAGATGATAAAAAAGATTTTGATGGTAAGATATTTGCACCATTAAACGGGAAAATAGTACCTGTGGAGGAAGTACCCGATGCAGTTTTTGCTGAAAAAATGGTTGGAGACGGGATAGCAATTGAACCAAGCGGCGGAGACCTTATTTTAGCCCCTATAGATGGTAAAGTGGAAAAAATATTTGATACTAACCATGCTTTTAGTATTGTAACAGATTCAGGAATAGAATTATTTGTTCACTTTGGGATTGACACAGTTCAGCTTGAAGGAAAAGGATTCGAAAGACTGGTAGAAGAAGGAAAAACTGTAAAAAGAGGAACACCTATTATTAAATATGATTATGAATTTTTGAAAGCAAATGCAAAAACAGTAATTACACCTGTGATAATTTCAAATATAGATGAATTCGCAGGACTTGAGAAATCATCAGGAGATGCTGTTGCAGGAGAAACAAAAGTACTAGAAGTAAAATTTAAATAATAATCTATAAGTAAATATACTCCGTTAATTAGTTAGAATAATTAAACGGAGTTTTTTTTATACAAGAAAAATTGTATTCTTCACATATAGTTCACATTGCAGTGTTATAGTATTCATGTGACTGAAAGCTATGGAGTATTTCAAAAGCGCAATTGAAAGGCGGGGGCCTGAGAGAATAAAAAAATTAAAAACGGGAGGAAAAATATGAGAAAATTTTTACTAGTAGCCGGACTATTAGCAAGCATGGCAGTATACGCAGAAGGAAATAAAGTGGAGGTAAGAGCAGGTTTTGATTTTGGTTCTACATTCCAGCATAATTATTATGATGTAAGCGAAGATGCTAAATTTTCATATGAGCTTGGTGCTGAATACAGAAGAGAATTACCTTATAATTTTGAATTAGGTGTAGGTTTGGCATATCAGGATCACGGAAAATTAAAATCAAAATCAAATTATAGAGGATCATACAGCTATACAACTGAGGGTGATTTATATGATTCAATACCTTTATACGTTACTGGAAGATACAATTTCAAAAATTCATCAGAAATAACACCATATGTTAAAGTAAATTTAGGATATTCAATTAACATGAATGACGGAACAATGAAATTAAAGTATAATGACGGTTCTGAAACTAATTTAGATGTAGATGCTAAAAATGGTTTCTATTACGGGGTAGGTGCCGGAGTGACATATAAAGGATTTGTAGCAGATTTATCATATCAGGCAAATTATTCAGATGTTGATTTTAAACAAAACGGTAGAACAGTTGAATCTTCAAGTGCTGATTTTAACAGAGTGACATTAGGATTAGGTTATACATTCGGTTTTTAATAATAAATAGTAAGAATCTGTTTTTAACAAACAGGTTCTTTTTTATAAACAGAGAAAAAGTATTACAAAAAAATATAATTATTAACAAAATAAAGCCATAAAAAAATCAAGAGCTGTACTAAAATTTATTTTTTAGCACAGCTCCTTTTATAATTAAAGATTGCTTTCATAAAGCTCAAATAATCCGGAAATAAGGAGTTCCGGTATAAAAATAACCTTAGTCCGGCATACAGGCAGAATATTCCCGGCATTTCCGCCGGTAACAATAACAGCAGTTTTTTCTGAGAGAGAATCTTCTATTCTCTGAACCATTCCGTCAAGCATTGCAGCATTGCCAAAAACAGCACCGGAAGTAATACAGTCTTTTGTATTCAGTCCCATAAGAGGGCTGGCAGCAGAAAGATCTATATCCGGCAGCTGGGCTGTATCTTTATATAAAGCATTTAGTCCCATACTTATTCCGGGAAGAATAGAGCCGCCCAGAAATTTATTTCCGCTGTCAATAACATTAATTGTAGTGGCAGTCCCAAAATCAAAAATAACAGCTGGTTCTTTGTATCTGCCGGCAGCAGCTTCACATACCGCAATACGATCACTTCCAAGCAGTTTTGTATCATAAAGAGATAAATCAAGCTTCATCTTCAAATCAGAATTTACAATAACCGGAGATAGTGAAAATATTATTTTGACAGCTTCTGTGAGATAAGGAGTCAATCCGGGGTTAACTGACGAAATAATAATTCCTTTGACTTTTTTAATATCGGTACTGTCTGTGATAATCTTTATAAAGTCTTCTTTAGATCCTATAAGCTTTGCCGGATATCTTCCAACGCTTATTTGGTTGTCTTCTTTTGTTCCA from Sebaldella termitidis ATCC 33386 includes the following:
- the pepF gene encoding oligoendopeptidase F; its protein translation is MNKRHYSVLILLVFLIFGEEISMAKAYESRDEIAQEYKWNLSDIYKNWGLWKEDYTKAESMLKELTEYKGKLEDKDKFLEFLTKQEELDKLSYKLYRYPQLLRDVNAYDKDATENLQKVQFLFSKVTTDLSWVNSETISIGEEKVLGWTKEEAFSDYKFGLENLFRLEKHILPENENRLLSYYSQFMSAPRTIYSELSVSDVKWPVVELSTGEKVEATYGNYSKVLSQNKNQEDRKKIFDAHYGTFKEKENTYAAIYNSILQKDIARKNAYNYDSFLDSFLEGDNIPKEVYLNLIKTAKEESAPLKRYSKLRKKLLNLKEYHTYDGSVNLIDFNKEYDYKTAKDLVIKSVAPLGDVYQSKLEEAVGHGWLDVFETKGKRSGAYSAGVYGVHPYMLLNYNETLDSVFTLGHELGHTLHTLYSSENQPFATHDYTIFVAEVASTFNERLLLDSMLKDTKDPKERIALLEQAIKNITGTFYFQALLADYEYQAHKLVDEGKPVTPEVLNGIMKQLFKDYYGNEMAEDELLYSVWARIPHFYNSPFYVYQYATCFASSAILYDKVINEKNPEKREEARQKYMELLSSGGNDFPMEQLKKAGVDLEKKETIKAVSKQLNVLLDKLEIEIKNLEKSN
- a CDS encoding outer membrane beta-barrel protein, giving the protein MRKFLLVAGLLASMAVYAEGNKVEVRAGFDFGSTFQHNYYDVSEDAKFSYELGAEYRRELPYNFELGVGLAYQDHGKLKSKSNYRGSYSYTTEGDLYDSIPLYVTGRYNFKNSSEITPYVKVNLGYSINMNDGTMKLKYNDGSETNLDVDAKNGFYYGVGAGVTYKGFVADLSYQANYSDVDFKQNGRTVESSSADFNRVTLGLGYTFGF
- a CDS encoding type III pantothenate kinase, which codes for MIIAMSIGNTNFVLGTKEDNQISVGRYPAKLIGSKEDFIKIITDSTDIKKVKGIIISSVNPGLTPYLTEAVKIIFSLSPVIVNSDLKMKLDLSLYDTKLLGSDRIAVCEAAAGRYKEPAVIFDFGTATTINVIDSGNKFLGGSILPGISMGLNALYKDTAQLPDIDLSAASPLMGLNTKDCITSGAVFGNAAMLDGMVQRIEDSLSEKTAVIVTGGNAGNILPVCRTKVIFIPELLISGLFELYESNL
- the crr gene encoding PTS glucose transporter subunit IIA, producing MGLFNLFKGKDDKKDFDGKIFAPLNGKIVPVEEVPDAVFAEKMVGDGIAIEPSGGDLILAPIDGKVEKIFDTNHAFSIVTDSGIELFVHFGIDTVQLEGKGFERLVEEGKTVKRGTPIIKYDYEFLKANAKTVITPVIISNIDEFAGLEKSSGDAVAGETKVLEVKFK